Proteins from one Streptosporangium becharense genomic window:
- a CDS encoding 6-phosphofructokinase, whose amino-acid sequence MRIGVLTGGGDCPGLNAVIRAVVRKGATVYGHEFVGFRDGWRGPLEGDTMPLDIQAVRGILPRGGTILGSSRTNPIKIDGGVEKIKENLAAGGVDALIAIGGEDTLGVAKQLFDRGVHVVGVPKTIDNDLNATDYTFGFDTAVNIAVEAIDRLHTTAESHHRALICEVMGRHAGWIALHAGMAGGANVILIPEKPFDIDRVCAYVESRFQTRYAPIVVVAEGAHPIEGQMTLQAGELDSFGHVRLGGIGESLAKEIEKRTGKEARTTVLGHIQRGGTPTAFDRVLATRFGLQAIDAVHAGDFGTMVALRGTDIVRVGLDEATRELKTVPVGRYEEAEVFFG is encoded by the coding sequence ATGCGTATCGGAGTGCTGACAGGGGGCGGCGACTGCCCCGGCTTGAACGCTGTGATCCGCGCCGTAGTTCGCAAGGGCGCGACCGTCTACGGACACGAATTCGTCGGATTCCGCGATGGCTGGCGCGGGCCCCTGGAGGGCGACACCATGCCCCTCGACATCCAGGCCGTGCGCGGCATCCTGCCCCGTGGCGGGACGATCCTCGGTTCCTCGCGGACCAACCCCATCAAAATCGACGGCGGTGTCGAGAAGATCAAGGAGAACCTGGCCGCGGGCGGGGTCGACGCGCTGATCGCGATCGGCGGTGAGGACACCCTTGGAGTGGCCAAGCAGCTCTTCGACAGGGGGGTGCACGTCGTCGGCGTGCCCAAGACGATCGACAACGACCTCAACGCGACCGACTACACCTTCGGCTTCGACACGGCCGTCAACATCGCCGTCGAGGCGATCGACCGGCTGCACACCACCGCCGAGTCGCACCACCGCGCGCTGATCTGCGAGGTCATGGGCCGTCACGCGGGCTGGATCGCGCTGCACGCGGGCATGGCGGGCGGTGCCAACGTCATCCTCATCCCGGAGAAGCCCTTCGACATCGACCGCGTCTGCGCCTACGTGGAGTCGCGCTTCCAGACCAGGTACGCGCCCATCGTCGTGGTGGCCGAGGGCGCGCACCCGATCGAGGGCCAGATGACGCTCCAGGCCGGTGAGCTGGACTCCTTCGGGCACGTACGGCTGGGCGGCATCGGCGAGAGCCTCGCCAAGGAGATCGAGAAGCGCACCGGCAAGGAGGCCCGCACCACCGTGCTGGGCCACATCCAGCGCGGCGGCACGCCCACCGCCTTCGACCGGGTGCTGGCCACCCGCTTCGGCCTGCAGGCCATCGACGCCGTCCACGCCGGTGACTTCGGCACGATGGTCGCACTGCGGGGCACCGACATCGTCCGGGTCGGCCTCGACGAGGCGACCAGGGAGCTCAAGACCGTCCCGGTCGGCCGCTACGAGGAGGCCGAGGTCTTCTTCGGCTGA
- a CDS encoding response regulator: MVVDDHPMWRDAVARDLAEAGYEVVATVGEGRQAVRVAPAARPELVVLDLQLPDLSGVEVARRLATVQPPPRVLVLSASGEQDDVLEAVKAGASGYLLKSASKEEFLDAVRRTAAGDAVFTPGLAGLVLGEYRRLAAQSVPDTTPRLTERETEVLRLVAKGLSYRQIAERLTLSHRTVQNHVQNTLNKLQLHNRVELVRYVIEQGLDES, translated from the coding sequence ATGGTGGTGGACGACCACCCGATGTGGCGGGACGCGGTGGCCAGGGACCTGGCCGAGGCCGGGTACGAGGTCGTGGCCACCGTCGGCGAGGGCCGGCAGGCCGTCCGGGTGGCCCCCGCGGCCCGGCCCGAACTGGTGGTGCTCGACCTGCAGCTGCCCGACCTGTCCGGTGTGGAGGTGGCCCGCCGGCTGGCCACCGTGCAGCCGCCGCCCCGGGTCCTGGTGCTGTCGGCCAGCGGAGAGCAGGACGACGTGCTGGAGGCGGTCAAGGCGGGTGCGTCCGGATATCTGCTGAAGTCCGCGAGCAAGGAGGAGTTCCTCGACGCGGTCCGGCGCACCGCCGCGGGCGACGCCGTCTTCACCCCCGGGCTGGCCGGGCTCGTCCTGGGGGAGTACCGCCGTCTGGCCGCCCAGTCCGTTCCCGACACCACGCCCCGCCTGACCGAGCGGGAGACCGAGGTGCTCCGCCTGGTCGCCAAGGGCCTGTCGTACCGGCAGATCGCCGAGCGCCTCACGCTGTCCCACCGCACCGTGCAGAACCACGTGCAGAACACGCTGAACAAACTCCAGCTCCACAACCGCGTCGAGCTCGTCCGCTACGTCATCGAGCAAGGACTCGACGAGTCATAG
- the macS gene encoding MacS family sensor histidine kinase, with the protein MTGIEGPFWRAIAVFRVASLVYAVVLLARAGGYAHPATGWLVIGVMALWTAATVFAYSVTEFRGRPLLAADMLVTVGCLLATPFVQGPYQQGSLPITATWMGGAVLAWGVHGGRRLGALAALAVSLADLAARAAGASGPPGVEAVPINGVVLLFLAGVLVGHTARLAKKAEERMQQAVEMEAAGRERERLARGIHDSVLQVLSLVQRRGQEIGGEAAELGRLAGEQEAALRELVRLRPVEPAAGTADLRTLLQRYGSATVTVSVPATPLSLPAGAARELAAAVGAALDNVTRHCGPQAPAWVFAEGDDGTITVTVRDEGPGIAPGRLEQAAADGRLGVSQSIRGRVADLGGTVTMVSAPGRGTEIEMAVPAPESSDVPHQNP; encoded by the coding sequence GTGACGGGAATCGAGGGTCCGTTCTGGCGGGCGATCGCGGTCTTCCGCGTCGCGTCCCTCGTCTACGCGGTGGTCCTGCTCGCCCGAGCCGGAGGGTACGCCCATCCGGCGACCGGCTGGCTGGTGATCGGCGTCATGGCGTTGTGGACGGCGGCGACGGTCTTCGCCTACTCCGTCACGGAGTTCCGCGGGCGCCCGCTGCTGGCCGCCGACATGCTCGTCACCGTGGGCTGCCTGCTCGCCACCCCGTTCGTCCAGGGCCCCTACCAGCAGGGCAGCCTCCCCATCACCGCCACCTGGATGGGCGGGGCGGTGCTCGCCTGGGGCGTCCACGGCGGGCGGCGGCTGGGTGCCCTGGCGGCCCTGGCCGTCTCCCTGGCCGACCTGGCGGCGCGCGCGGCCGGCGCGTCCGGCCCGCCCGGCGTCGAGGCGGTCCCGATCAACGGGGTCGTGCTGCTCTTCCTCGCCGGGGTGCTGGTCGGGCACACCGCCAGGCTGGCGAAGAAGGCCGAGGAACGCATGCAGCAGGCGGTCGAGATGGAGGCCGCCGGACGGGAACGGGAGCGGCTGGCGCGGGGCATCCACGACTCGGTGCTCCAGGTGCTCTCCCTGGTCCAGCGGCGCGGGCAGGAGATCGGTGGGGAGGCGGCCGAGCTGGGCAGGCTCGCGGGCGAGCAGGAGGCGGCGCTGCGCGAGCTGGTCAGGCTCCGCCCCGTGGAGCCCGCCGCGGGCACCGCCGACCTGCGTACCCTGCTCCAGCGGTACGGTTCGGCCACGGTCACCGTCTCGGTCCCGGCGACCCCGCTGTCGCTGCCGGCCGGCGCCGCCCGGGAACTGGCCGCCGCGGTCGGCGCCGCCCTGGACAACGTCACCCGGCACTGCGGGCCGCAGGCCCCCGCGTGGGTCTTCGCCGAGGGCGACGATGGAACGATCACCGTGACCGTCAGGGACGAGGGGCCGGGCATCGCGCCGGGCCGCCTGGAGCAGGCCGCCGCCGACGGGCGCCTCGGTGTCTCCCAGTCGATCCGGGGCCGGGTCGCCGACCTGGGCGGCACGGTCACCATGGTCTCCGCCCCCGGCCGGGGCACCGAGATCGAGATGGCCGTCCCGGCCCCCGAAAGTTCGGACGTTCCCCACCAAAACCCCTAA
- a CDS encoding lactonase family protein: MAEVAYIGGYTPDTGGSGPGITLVELGGLTRLGTTPAPGPSFLAAHPRLPVVYAVEESERGTVGVFARAADGGLTPLARHSSGGASPCHLAVDPTGTRLAVANYGDGTVSVHGIDDAGLLTDVWTFPHREGTHAHQAVFGPDGVLYVTDLGADEVRRYLPTGDGVVAHPGGPVRLAPGMGPRHMARAGGHWYVAGELDGTVRAYDTGWREVLAVPASGTAGENHPSHLEAHDGFVYVANRGPDTISVFTASGLERVAEVSCGGVWPRHFAVVDGRVYVANQRSGTVVVLPLKDGVPQAEDGCLAVGTPSCVLPLTR; encoded by the coding sequence ATGGCTGAGGTTGCGTACATCGGCGGATACACCCCGGACACCGGCGGGTCCGGGCCCGGGATCACCCTGGTGGAGCTGGGGGGCCTCACGCGACTCGGCACGACGCCGGCTCCCGGCCCGTCCTTCCTCGCCGCGCACCCCCGCCTGCCGGTCGTCTACGCGGTGGAGGAGAGCGAGCGGGGCACGGTCGGCGTCTTCGCGCGCGCCGCGGACGGAGGGCTCACCCCGCTCGCCCGGCACTCCAGCGGGGGAGCGTCCCCCTGCCACCTGGCCGTCGACCCCACCGGCACGCGGTTGGCGGTCGCCAACTACGGCGACGGCACGGTCAGCGTCCACGGCATCGACGACGCCGGCCTCCTCACCGACGTGTGGACCTTCCCCCACCGCGAGGGGACCCACGCCCACCAGGCGGTCTTCGGCCCCGACGGCGTCCTGTACGTGACAGACCTGGGGGCCGACGAGGTCCGCCGCTACCTGCCGACCGGGGACGGGGTGGTCGCGCACCCCGGTGGCCCGGTGCGGCTCGCCCCAGGCATGGGCCCCCGGCACATGGCCCGCGCGGGCGGCCACTGGTACGTGGCCGGTGAACTGGACGGCACGGTCCGCGCCTACGACACCGGATGGCGCGAGGTGCTGGCCGTCCCCGCCAGTGGCACCGCGGGCGAGAACCACCCCTCGCACCTGGAGGCGCACGACGGGTTCGTCTACGTCGCGAACCGCGGCCCGGACACGATCTCGGTCTTCACCGCGTCCGGCCTGGAACGGGTCGCCGAGGTCTCCTGCGGCGGTGTCTGGCCGCGCCACTTCGCCGTCGTGGACGGCCGCGTGTACGTGGCCAACCAGCGTTCCGGGACCGTCGTGGTCCTCCCGCTGAAGGACGGCGTCCCCCAGGCGGAGGACGGGTGCCTCGCCGTCGGCACCCCCTCGTGCGTACTGCCGCTGACCCGCTGA
- the thiI gene encoding tRNA uracil 4-sulfurtransferase ThiI — protein MTMSALGEPCVLLKLGEVVLKGNNRELFERRLQGNIRAALKDVGVKVDLRQRHGVIALLLPDGTGAEVADAVAERVSYVPGLVWIHRAWRVAKDPTAITKAAIELLADRDDVRRGVSFAVRSRRRDKRFPLTSMQLDRSVGGELNDIYGLPVDLKKPELVVSIEIDRDEAFVFTGGQPGQGGLPVGTSGRGLVLMSGGIDSPVAAYRMMRRGLRVDFLHFSGIPFTTSESIYKAYALVRALDRFQGKSRLWVVPFGKAQQSIKASGQDRLAVIAQRRLMLKTAEEVARRLRAGALITGDSLGQVSSQTLQNITAQDDAVDMPILRPLIGLDKTEIMAEARRIGTLEISELPDEDCCTLLAPRRAETAAKIADLKQIERRLDAEELAVQLAGSLQEYRLDG, from the coding sequence ATGACCATGTCCGCCCTGGGCGAGCCCTGCGTTCTGCTCAAGCTGGGCGAGGTCGTCCTCAAGGGAAACAACCGGGAGCTCTTCGAACGGAGGCTTCAGGGCAACATCAGGGCCGCCCTGAAGGACGTCGGCGTCAAGGTCGACCTGCGGCAACGCCACGGCGTTATCGCGCTCCTCCTGCCGGACGGCACCGGTGCCGAGGTCGCCGACGCCGTGGCCGAGCGCGTCTCGTACGTCCCCGGCCTCGTCTGGATCCACCGCGCCTGGCGGGTCGCCAAGGACCCCACGGCGATCACCAAGGCGGCGATCGAGCTGCTGGCCGACCGCGACGACGTGCGGCGCGGCGTCTCCTTCGCGGTCCGCTCCCGCCGCCGCGACAAGCGTTTCCCGCTCACCTCGATGCAGCTGGACCGGTCGGTCGGCGGGGAGCTCAACGACATCTACGGCCTGCCGGTCGACCTGAAGAAGCCCGAACTGGTGGTCTCCATCGAGATCGACCGCGACGAGGCGTTCGTCTTCACCGGCGGCCAGCCGGGGCAGGGCGGGCTGCCGGTCGGCACCAGCGGCCGGGGCCTGGTGCTGATGTCCGGCGGCATCGACTCGCCCGTGGCGGCCTACCGGATGATGCGCCGCGGCCTGCGGGTCGACTTCCTGCACTTCTCCGGCATCCCCTTCACCACCTCCGAGTCGATCTACAAAGCGTACGCGCTGGTCAGGGCACTCGACAGGTTCCAGGGCAAGTCCCGGCTGTGGGTCGTCCCCTTCGGCAAGGCGCAGCAGTCCATCAAGGCGTCGGGCCAGGACCGCCTCGCCGTCATCGCCCAGCGCCGTCTGATGCTCAAGACCGCCGAGGAGGTCGCCCGCCGGCTGCGCGCCGGAGCCCTGATCACCGGCGACTCCCTGGGCCAGGTCTCGTCGCAGACGCTGCAGAACATCACCGCCCAGGACGACGCGGTCGACATGCCGATCCTGCGTCCCCTGATCGGCCTCGACAAGACCGAGATCATGGCTGAGGCCCGTCGCATCGGCACTCTGGAGATCTCCGAGCTTCCCGACGAGGACTGCTGCACCCTCCTGGCGCCGCGCCGCGCCGAGACCGCCGCCAAGATCGCCGACCTGAAGCAGATCGAGCGCCGCCTGGACGCCGAGGAGCTCGCCGTGCAACTGGCCGGCTCCCTGCAGGAGTACCGCCTCGACGGCTGA